The Nitrosomonas cryotolerans ATCC 49181 genome includes a window with the following:
- the fliE gene encoding flagellar hook-basal body complex protein FliE, producing the protein MDKLGINNVLEQLRTASVLASGGKTLASAADAENSVDFSRALKGAIDQVNHVQQTAGKLSRSFASDESETNLHEVMISLQKAEVSFQSMVQTRNKLVAAYQTIMNMQV; encoded by the coding sequence ATGGATAAACTGGGAATAAATAATGTATTGGAACAATTACGTACAGCATCGGTGCTGGCATCGGGGGGTAAGACCCTCGCATCGGCTGCCGATGCGGAAAATAGCGTTGATTTTAGCCGGGCATTGAAAGGTGCGATAGATCAGGTGAATCATGTCCAACAGACAGCAGGAAAGTTAAGTCGGAGTTTTGCGAGTGATGAATCCGAAACAAACCTGCATGAAGTTATGATATCGCTGCAAAAAGCAGAGGTGTCGTTTCAATCAATGGTACAGACACGGAATAAACTGGTTGCGGCATATCAGACGATAATGAATATGCAAGTTTAA
- a CDS encoding EscU/YscU/HrcU family type III secretion system export apparatus switch protein, with amino-acid sequence MSENKTHVTAVALAYHHAETAIPKVVAKGRGVTAQEIIRRARESGIYVHESVELVALLMQVNLDERIPSQLYIAVAELLAWLYYLEQEKNSVNPSSGPGNQYTTQSRTPE; translated from the coding sequence ATGTCAGAGAATAAAACCCATGTAACAGCCGTAGCACTGGCTTATCATCATGCTGAAACAGCCATACCTAAAGTAGTTGCAAAAGGACGAGGGGTTACCGCACAAGAGATTATTCGACGCGCCAGAGAATCGGGCATTTACGTGCATGAATCCGTAGAATTAGTCGCACTATTAATGCAAGTAAACCTGGATGAACGCATTCCTTCCCAACTCTACATCGCCGTAGCCGAATTGCTGGCCTGGCTTTATTATCTGGAACAAGAAAAAAATTCCGTGAATCCCTCTAGCGGACCGGGTAATCAATATACTACACAAAGCAGAACCCCTGAATAA
- a CDS encoding flagellin has translation MAQVINSNITSLTAQRNLNTSRDALNTSLERLSSGLRINSAKDDAAGLAISERMSSQIRGLNQASRNANDGISLAQTAEGALNEVTNNLQRIRELAVQSSNSTNNSADRAALDQEVQQRLAEIDRISSQTDFNGKKLLDGNFGTAAFQIGANVGETINLTVSTGTRTNQIGQIAEGTSSVEVTTAALSGTGTIKIGTNDAVDIGASVAGTAVGQTAGSAYAKAQAINAANVPGLNVSATNNIEFGIAAATGGGTYSLNINGEDIFASYDLAANGDLSTQQISDAINGQSANTGVTATLSGGNLRLSAADGRDITIGQDSATGGISAGGGGSSTINGVEFRDGTIDSVANAALATDPAVNGGTLTFLSNENIAVTVDGAEMGFANAAFTLTRDTSTLSSIDVKDAVAANDALKRIDSALQSASSLRSTFGAVQNRFESTISNLQTTTENLSSARSRIQDADFAAETANMTRGQILQQAGVAILSQANSLPNNVLSLLR, from the coding sequence ATGGCACAAGTTATCAATTCCAACATTACTTCGTTAACGGCGCAACGTAATCTGAATACCTCTCGAGATGCCTTGAATACATCTTTGGAACGTTTATCCTCTGGCCTGCGAATTAACAGCGCCAAGGATGATGCAGCAGGACTCGCCATCTCTGAAAGGATGAGCTCACAGATTCGGGGTTTAAATCAGGCTTCACGTAATGCAAATGACGGTATCTCGCTCGCACAGACAGCTGAAGGCGCGCTCAACGAAGTCACCAATAATCTGCAACGCATTCGTGAACTCGCTGTCCAGTCATCCAACTCCACCAATAACAGCGCCGACCGGGCCGCATTGGATCAGGAGGTACAGCAGCGCCTGGCCGAGATCGATCGAATTTCATCTCAGACTGATTTCAATGGAAAAAAATTACTCGATGGCAATTTTGGCACAGCGGCCTTCCAGATAGGCGCTAATGTGGGTGAAACAATCAATCTAACCGTCTCTACCGGAACACGGACCAATCAGATTGGACAAATCGCCGAGGGTACCTCATCAGTTGAAGTAACCACCGCTGCACTCTCTGGTACCGGCACCATCAAAATTGGCACCAATGATGCCGTCGATATCGGCGCTTCAGTCGCAGGAACAGCCGTCGGTCAGACAGCAGGCAGTGCTTACGCTAAAGCGCAAGCCATTAATGCCGCCAATGTACCCGGTCTTAATGTATCCGCCACCAATAATATTGAATTTGGCATTGCCGCAGCCACAGGCGGCGGGACATACAGCCTTAATATTAATGGCGAGGATATCTTTGCCAGTTACGACCTAGCTGCAAATGGTGACCTGTCTACCCAACAAATCAGCGACGCCATTAACGGACAAAGTGCCAATACCGGCGTAACCGCGACCCTGTCGGGGGGCAACCTGCGATTATCAGCTGCGGATGGACGCGACATTACCATTGGACAAGATAGTGCTACCGGCGGCATCAGCGCGGGTGGCGGCGGCTCCTCAACAATTAACGGTGTCGAGTTTCGTGATGGCACAATCGATTCGGTAGCGAATGCAGCGCTTGCTACCGATCCAGCCGTCAATGGCGGCACGCTCACTTTCCTATCCAACGAAAACATCGCCGTTACCGTTGATGGGGCCGAAATGGGGTTTGCCAACGCCGCTTTTACGCTCACCCGTGATACCAGCACACTCAGTTCGATCGATGTCAAAGATGCCGTAGCGGCGAATGATGCCCTCAAGCGCATCGATTCGGCACTGCAATCAGCCAGCTCCTTGCGCAGCACTTTTGGTGCCGTTCAGAACCGGTTTGAATCGACCATATCCAACCTGCAAACGACCACAGAAAATTTATCCTCAGCCCGTAGTCGTATTCAGGATGCCGATTTTGCCGCAGAAACCGCTAACATGACGCGGGGCCAGATTCTCCAGCAGGCGGGGGTCGCAATACTGTCACAAGCCAATTCATTACCCAATAACGTACTGTCACTATTGCGTTAA
- the fliG gene encoding flagellar motor switch protein FliG: MTDHGLKKSAILLMSLGEMEAAAVFKCLSPKEVEKLGTAMSHLNNITRDEIESVLEEFSTQAQGKTALGQDSAEYIRTVLINALGDQKAAGLIDRILQNNDTRGIEDLKWMDPPSVAELIKYEHPQIIATILVHLEREQASEILSLLPERLRNDTLLRIATLDSVQPHALRELNDVLSKLLSGSNNIRKAPMGGVRTAVEILNFMPASQESNVIEHIKQYDEDFAQQIMDEMFIFDDLIDIDERGIQLLLREIESESLVIALKGAQEELRNKIFKNMSQRAADALQEDLEVKGPVRLSEVEAAQKEILKTLRQLAESGQIILSGKGDDNLV; encoded by the coding sequence ATGACTGATCACGGCCTTAAAAAAAGTGCGATTTTACTGATGTCTCTGGGAGAAATGGAAGCAGCAGCGGTATTTAAGTGTTTATCACCCAAAGAAGTAGAAAAATTAGGTACAGCCATGTCTCATTTAAATAATATAACGCGGGATGAGATAGAGAGTGTACTGGAAGAATTTAGTACTCAAGCGCAAGGAAAAACGGCATTAGGCCAGGATTCAGCTGAGTATATTCGAACAGTACTCATTAATGCACTCGGTGATCAAAAGGCAGCAGGCCTGATCGATCGCATTCTGCAGAATAATGACACAAGAGGCATCGAAGATCTAAAGTGGATGGATCCACCATCAGTAGCAGAATTAATTAAATATGAACATCCTCAGATCATTGCCACTATCCTCGTACATCTTGAACGTGAACAAGCCAGCGAAATCCTGAGCCTACTCCCGGAACGCTTGCGAAATGATACATTATTGCGAATCGCAACACTCGATAGCGTTCAGCCTCACGCATTACGCGAACTCAATGATGTACTAAGCAAACTGCTATCGGGCAGCAATAATATCCGAAAAGCTCCTATGGGCGGCGTACGGACTGCGGTAGAAATTCTTAACTTCATGCCAGCCTCTCAAGAAAGTAACGTAATCGAGCATATCAAACAATATGATGAAGATTTTGCACAACAGATTATGGATGAAATGTTTATTTTTGACGATCTGATCGATATCGATGAGCGCGGCATCCAATTACTACTCCGGGAAATTGAATCTGAATCATTAGTGATTGCACTCAAGGGTGCACAGGAAGAGTTACGCAACAAAATCTTCAAGAATATGTCACAACGTGCCGCTGATGCATTACAGGAAGATCTCGAAGTTAAAGGTCCGGTACGCCTATCCGAAGTTGAAGCAGCACAGAAAGAAATTCTTAAAACATTACGTCAACTCGCCGAAAGCGGACAGATCATTCTCAGTGGCAAAGGTGATGATAACCTTGTTTAA
- the fliF gene encoding flagellar basal-body MS-ring/collar protein FliF — translation MATTPNESNAIASNTTIRFDQFNQLSSQKKLGLILSIAAVIALMTGAWMWSQTPDYRVLYSNISDHDGGAIISALQKMNVPYKFSEGGSTILAPGNQVHEVRLRLASQGLPKGGLAGFELMENQKFGSSQFLEQVNYQRALEGELARSVQSLSAVQSARVHLAISKPSVFARDKQSPSVSVLLNLYPGRVLGPEQVSAIVHLVSSSVPNLPVKNVTVVDQHGNLLSAQNENKSDGGFDAKQLQYIQDLEDNYTKRIEAILTPITGAANVRAQVTADIDFSRIERAEEIYRPNNKEPESASIRSQQTVESKSTGSKFDGGIPGALTNRPPEPANAPIEVPGEAEEAAQNTPVTPPTDQRMESTINYEVDKTIQHTSQSIGSIRRLSVAVVINYRKRIDDTGNAHHEPLSSEEITKINNLVKEAMGYKESRGDTLTVTNNLFTIADSENVDEIPFWKDPDMLLLAKEISKQLLIAAIVLYFLLKVLRPFLRNVIQPQPAIPALPPEIPDNEEVLALEQSLDKSENKLEDKSNYEQNLQMAKQLATNEPAVVANVIKNWVSSND, via the coding sequence ATGGCAACAACGCCCAATGAATCTAATGCGATAGCATCCAACACAACAATTCGGTTTGACCAATTTAACCAGCTATCCAGCCAAAAGAAATTGGGTCTCATTCTCTCTATAGCGGCCGTTATTGCACTAATGACAGGTGCATGGATGTGGAGTCAAACGCCCGATTATCGGGTTCTTTACTCCAATATATCGGATCATGATGGTGGCGCCATTATCAGCGCCCTACAGAAAATGAATGTGCCTTATAAATTTTCCGAAGGCGGCAGCACTATTCTGGCACCTGGCAATCAGGTGCATGAAGTGCGTCTACGGCTTGCTAGCCAGGGGTTGCCAAAGGGAGGACTCGCTGGCTTCGAATTGATGGAAAACCAAAAATTTGGATCCAGCCAGTTTTTAGAACAAGTTAATTATCAGCGTGCGCTAGAAGGTGAACTAGCACGCTCAGTTCAGTCATTATCAGCAGTACAAAGTGCGCGCGTGCACCTTGCTATTTCCAAGCCATCGGTATTTGCCAGAGATAAGCAATCACCCAGTGTCTCAGTATTGCTCAATCTATACCCGGGGAGAGTATTAGGTCCCGAGCAGGTCAGCGCCATCGTTCATCTGGTATCAAGTAGCGTACCCAATCTTCCTGTCAAAAATGTGACGGTCGTAGATCAGCATGGCAATCTTCTCAGCGCCCAAAATGAAAACAAATCTGATGGTGGATTTGATGCCAAACAACTTCAATACATACAGGATCTTGAAGATAATTATACGAAACGCATTGAGGCAATTCTTACACCTATTACGGGCGCAGCCAATGTACGTGCTCAAGTCACTGCTGATATCGATTTCTCACGTATTGAACGAGCAGAAGAAATCTACAGACCCAATAACAAGGAGCCTGAATCTGCTTCAATCCGTAGCCAACAAACGGTAGAGTCTAAATCAACCGGATCAAAGTTTGACGGAGGGATACCGGGTGCACTGACAAATCGGCCGCCTGAACCCGCAAATGCACCCATTGAAGTGCCTGGAGAGGCAGAGGAAGCTGCTCAGAATACACCGGTAACTCCACCAACCGACCAACGCATGGAATCTACCATCAATTACGAGGTGGACAAGACTATTCAACACACCAGCCAATCCATTGGAAGCATTAGACGGCTATCTGTAGCGGTGGTCATCAATTATCGTAAGAGAATTGATGACACAGGCAATGCACATCACGAGCCGCTCAGCTCCGAAGAAATCACAAAGATTAATAATCTAGTGAAAGAAGCGATGGGCTATAAAGAAAGTCGGGGCGATACACTCACTGTGACAAATAATCTATTTACGATCGCTGATAGTGAGAATGTCGATGAGATCCCATTCTGGAAGGATCCAGATATGCTCCTGTTGGCAAAAGAAATTAGTAAGCAATTATTAATTGCCGCCATTGTTTTATATTTTTTATTGAAGGTATTACGGCCTTTCCTAAGAAATGTCATCCAGCCCCAGCCAGCCATTCCAGCGCTACCTCCAGAGATTCCTGACAATGAAGAAGTGCTCGCCTTGGAACAATCTTTAGATAAATCAGAAAATAAGCTGGAGGATAAGTCGAATTATGAACAGAATCTTCAAATGGCTAAACAATTAGCAACCAATGAACCGGCGGTTGTTGCCAACGTAATTAAGAATTGGGTATCTAGCAATGACTGA
- a CDS encoding flagellar protein FliT encodes MLDDAQEITTYEAMLVITNQMLAAAQNSEWDKLVILEQECKALTDKLVQHSSQNILSHELQQRKIRIIHQVLADDAQIRMITEPWMEKLRSILNTAEHKRNLQQAYQPDHNT; translated from the coding sequence ATGCTGGATGACGCACAGGAAATTACGACCTATGAAGCAATGTTAGTTATCACCAATCAGATGTTAGCCGCTGCTCAGAATAGTGAATGGGATAAGTTAGTTATCTTAGAACAAGAATGCAAGGCGCTCACAGACAAACTGGTGCAACACAGCTCCCAGAATATTCTCAGTCATGAATTGCAGCAAAGAAAAATCCGGATTATCCATCAAGTATTAGCCGATGATGCTCAAATCAGAATGATCACCGAACCATGGATGGAAAAACTTCGGAGCATACTCAATACGGCTGAACATAAACGCAATTTACAGCAGGCATACCAACCTGATCACAACACGTAA
- the fliD gene encoding flagellar filament capping protein FliD, giving the protein MLSSPGIGSGLDVNSIVSQLMTVERQPLAALNQKEAKQQAQLSAFGSLKGALSSFQSSLSSLTDPAKFSTISANLADSSVATVITSSNAVAGRHDVEVQSLAQAHKVKSGNFASTNTTLGSGTITIQFGTYSGGTFSLNPDRPAQSITIAPNESSLTGVRNAINLADAGVSASIVNDGAGDRLVIASKHPGLSNALKISTVDDDNNHTDNAGLSQLVYDASSGGTMNLTETVAASNATLIVDGISISKASNTINDAIEGITFNLLKPNTGNTTTLNITHDTAGTQAAVSSFVKAFNDLDKIITDLSKYDASTKRASILTGDATVRSIQSQLRSTLNDPLSTAGGGLTLLSEIGVSFQNNGTLKLDSDKLKAVLKDSTKDISTLFASMGKPSDSLVSFVSATPDTKNGRYALNVSQMATQGAAVGSTPAALTINAGSNDTLDLTLDNVEASITLAAGTYNATTLAAEIQSKINGHSAFSAAGSNVTVTQSAGILSISSNRYGSASIVTITGGTGQSDLLGTPTETHGLDIAGTLGNTAATGSGQVLTGAGNSSGLVLEIKAGTTGARGTVDFSHGFASRLNKLVGSLLENDSLIDSRMDGINSSIKDITTRRESLNQRLNGVEKRIRTQFAALDTMISNMTQTSNFLQQQLANLPSIGN; this is encoded by the coding sequence ATGCTTTCATCTCCAGGGATTGGTTCCGGACTCGATGTCAATAGTATTGTTAGCCAATTAATGACCGTAGAGCGCCAGCCACTGGCAGCACTGAATCAAAAGGAAGCCAAACAACAGGCCCAGCTTTCTGCTTTTGGCAGCTTAAAAGGCGCTTTATCTTCATTTCAAAGCAGCCTGAGTTCACTAACAGACCCCGCTAAATTTTCGACCATATCAGCCAATCTGGCGGATTCTTCAGTTGCAACCGTGATCACTTCTTCCAATGCGGTTGCAGGCCGTCATGATGTTGAAGTGCAATCGCTCGCACAGGCACACAAGGTAAAATCCGGTAATTTCGCATCTACCAATACCACGCTTGGGAGTGGCACCATCACCATCCAGTTCGGGACCTATAGTGGCGGCACGTTTTCACTCAACCCGGACAGGCCAGCCCAATCGATTACCATCGCACCCAATGAATCCTCATTAACGGGTGTACGCAATGCCATCAATCTCGCTGATGCAGGCGTCTCAGCCAGCATTGTAAATGATGGCGCCGGAGACCGCCTGGTTATTGCCTCAAAGCATCCTGGACTCAGTAATGCATTAAAAATCAGTACTGTGGATGATGATAACAATCATACGGATAACGCAGGCTTATCACAGCTGGTTTATGACGCCTCATCAGGCGGCACCATGAATCTAACTGAAACGGTAGCCGCCAGTAACGCCACATTAATAGTCGATGGTATTTCAATTAGCAAAGCATCCAACACAATTAATGATGCCATAGAAGGGATTACATTCAACCTCTTAAAACCCAATACCGGCAATACAACCACCCTGAATATCACGCACGACACAGCCGGCACTCAGGCTGCCGTCTCGTCATTTGTCAAGGCTTTTAATGACCTGGACAAAATAATCACAGATCTTTCGAAGTACGATGCGAGCACAAAACGGGCCTCCATATTAACCGGTGATGCGACGGTTCGATCCATCCAATCACAATTGCGTAGTACATTGAATGATCCCTTATCTACTGCTGGCGGCGGCTTAACCCTGCTATCGGAAATTGGCGTCAGCTTTCAAAATAACGGCACACTGAAATTAGATTCAGATAAACTAAAAGCCGTTCTCAAGGATTCAACCAAAGACATCTCTACCTTGTTTGCCTCAATGGGTAAACCCAGTGACAGTCTCGTTTCATTTGTCAGTGCCACTCCCGATACAAAAAACGGACGCTATGCCCTCAATGTGAGCCAAATGGCCACACAAGGTGCCGCCGTTGGCAGCACCCCCGCAGCACTCACGATCAATGCCGGCAGCAATGACACATTAGACCTTACCCTTGATAATGTCGAAGCCAGTATAACGCTGGCAGCCGGCACCTACAATGCAACCACTTTAGCTGCCGAAATCCAATCAAAAATTAATGGCCATTCAGCCTTTTCCGCCGCAGGCAGTAATGTAACCGTTACACAATCTGCGGGCATATTAAGTATTTCGTCCAATCGCTATGGCTCCGCCTCGATCGTGACGATTACAGGCGGAACAGGCCAATCAGATTTATTAGGCACACCCACTGAGACCCATGGCCTGGATATCGCAGGCACACTTGGAAACACAGCTGCAACAGGATCGGGCCAGGTGCTCACAGGTGCAGGTAACAGCAGCGGCCTGGTACTCGAAATAAAAGCGGGAACAACCGGCGCACGTGGCACCGTAGATTTTTCACATGGTTTTGCTTCCAGGCTCAACAAGCTGGTTGGCAGCCTGCTGGAAAATGACAGTTTAATCGATAGTCGCATGGATGGCATCAACTCCTCAATCAAGGATATCACCACACGACGGGAATCATTGAATCAACGATTGAATGGCGTGGAAAAACGAATACGGACGCAATTCGCCGCCCTGGACACAATGATTAGCAACATGACTCAAACGAGCAATTTTTTGCAGCAGCAGTTGGCAAATCTTCCCAGTATAGGAAACTAG
- the fliS gene encoding flagellar export chaperone FliS, whose amino-acid sequence MYAAMNNPISTYQRIGIETGVESANPHKLILMLFEGAQEALAKAKMHLQYNEIAAKGEMLSKAIMIIDQGLKASLDMNAEGDIALQLQALYDYMIHRLLTANLRNDPAIINEVNELLSVLCDAWRIIGESDAAKSISGK is encoded by the coding sequence ATGTATGCCGCAATGAACAATCCCATCTCTACCTATCAACGCATTGGCATCGAAACAGGTGTTGAATCGGCTAATCCCCACAAACTGATACTGATGTTATTTGAAGGTGCGCAGGAAGCACTGGCAAAGGCCAAAATGCACCTGCAGTATAACGAGATCGCCGCCAAGGGTGAAATGCTTTCAAAAGCCATCATGATCATCGATCAGGGCCTCAAGGCGAGCCTGGATATGAATGCCGAAGGTGATATCGCACTCCAACTACAAGCACTGTATGACTATATGATTCATCGCTTATTAACTGCGAATCTCCGGAATGATCCCGCAATCATCAATGAGGTCAATGAATTATTGTCAGTGCTATGTGATGCATGGAGAATCATTGGTGAATCAGATGCAGCAAAATCAATATCAGGCAAATAA
- a CDS encoding flagellar brake protein, with translation MSKSDQKLIMPGIAHTFESPQKEGEQDFRIHSEVEIFFILSTIMQANTLITLYFDNAKNFILTSILAINADNKEIIIDYGVDEKLNQDVLCTKKLTFITSQNRIKIEFVCNTIRKIQFESLEAFAVKIPEFLVRMQRRNHFRISTPTIKPLRCTIPLPSGGSTNIAEITLLDISCGGIAVIDHHPIISFDPGKIYKNCQITLPGIGTINVAIQVKNTYQITLLNGLTCKRAGCQFIALSTSMQAMIQRYIIKQEQIQRATEQSARNSNFHKPA, from the coding sequence ATGTCAAAATCTGATCAAAAACTCATAATGCCAGGAATTGCTCATACTTTTGAATCGCCTCAGAAAGAGGGCGAACAGGATTTCCGTATTCATTCAGAAGTTGAAATCTTTTTTATCCTAAGCACAATCATGCAGGCAAACACACTGATTACACTTTACTTTGATAATGCCAAAAACTTTATTCTCACATCCATTCTCGCAATCAATGCGGATAATAAAGAGATCATAATAGACTATGGTGTTGACGAGAAGCTGAATCAAGACGTATTGTGCACAAAAAAACTGACCTTCATAACATCTCAAAATAGAATCAAAATTGAATTCGTCTGTAATACCATTAGAAAAATACAATTTGAGAGCCTTGAAGCTTTTGCCGTCAAGATACCTGAATTTCTAGTGCGTATGCAAAGAAGGAATCATTTTCGTATTTCCACCCCAACGATCAAACCATTAAGATGTACTATTCCGCTTCCATCTGGAGGCAGTACCAACATAGCTGAAATCACCTTGCTCGATATCAGCTGTGGCGGCATAGCCGTTATCGATCACCATCCTATTATCAGCTTTGACCCAGGAAAAATATACAAAAATTGCCAAATCACATTACCTGGAATTGGCACCATCAATGTCGCTATCCAGGTAAAAAATACTTATCAGATCACCTTGCTCAACGGGCTGACTTGCAAACGTGCCGGTTGTCAGTTCATAGCGCTATCCACCAGCATGCAGGCAATGATCCAGCGCTATATCATCAAACAGGAGCAAATACAAAGAGCAACCGAGCAATCAGCTAGAAATTCCAACTTTCACAAACCAGCCTGA
- a CDS encoding helix-turn-helix domain-containing protein — MEIKRAYKFRFYPILEQETTII, encoded by the coding sequence ATGGAAATTAAGCGTGCATACAAATTCAGATTTTACCCAATTCTTGAGCAAGAAACTACTATAATATGA
- a CDS encoding flagellar hook-length control protein FliK, with product MIPTIIKTDSISQPSPSDSVAPVTPVAAASNVKNALSHLIPGQKYQALIESRLPNNHVKVVIANQSLHMHLPENIRPGDQIELVFISREPRLQFLLQSKGLSDGLKHNASISTTGRFLSALTQGAIKPSIPQSSTLTTPILPSPPSNSQILPGLLQIALSQSGLFYESHQAQWIAGKKTLAQLQQEPQGKLTFTTIDMPTASHSIIPADIQSIYLVQQQLAALETGHITWRGEVWCEQAMEWDILEHKSDGKSDTDKFIPWQTQLRLTLPQLGDIIATIAFDAQREVHIKLDTTITETACLLKKNQSPLAAAMTSAGLKIQAVEVQHHVRE from the coding sequence GTGATTCCAACCATCATCAAAACTGATTCGATATCGCAGCCCTCACCTTCAGATTCGGTTGCACCCGTTACCCCTGTTGCCGCAGCTTCCAATGTAAAAAACGCATTATCGCACCTCATACCCGGACAAAAATATCAGGCCCTGATCGAATCCCGTTTGCCCAACAACCATGTCAAAGTTGTCATAGCAAACCAATCGTTACACATGCATCTCCCTGAAAATATACGGCCAGGGGATCAGATAGAACTCGTATTCATCTCGCGAGAGCCCAGGCTTCAGTTTTTATTACAAAGCAAGGGACTATCTGATGGATTAAAGCATAACGCATCGATTAGTACTACTGGGCGCTTTTTGAGTGCCTTAACCCAAGGCGCGATAAAACCAAGCATACCGCAATCATCAACGCTTACCACACCTATACTGCCCAGTCCACCATCAAATAGCCAGATATTACCCGGGTTATTGCAGATAGCGCTCTCTCAAAGTGGATTATTCTACGAATCTCATCAAGCGCAATGGATAGCAGGAAAAAAGACACTGGCACAGTTACAACAGGAACCGCAAGGTAAACTAACGTTCACAACTATCGATATGCCAACCGCATCTCATTCAATCATACCCGCTGACATACAAAGCATCTATTTGGTGCAGCAACAACTGGCTGCACTAGAAACGGGACATATAACCTGGCGTGGAGAAGTCTGGTGTGAGCAGGCCATGGAATGGGACATCCTGGAACACAAGTCTGACGGAAAAAGCGATACAGACAAGTTCATTCCGTGGCAGACGCAGCTACGGCTGACGCTACCCCAGCTAGGCGATATTATCGCTACAATTGCATTCGATGCACAAAGGGAGGTGCATATCAAACTGGATACCACCATAACAGAGACCGCCTGCTTATTAAAAAAGAATCAATCACCACTGGCAGCGGCCATGACATCAGCGGGCTTAAAGATTCAAGCGGTGGAGGTACAACACCATGTCAGAGAATAA